Proteins from a genomic interval of Yarrowia lipolytica chromosome 1E, complete sequence:
- a CDS encoding uncharacterized protein (Truncated form of YALI0E32542g, similar to uniprot|P43621 Saccharomyces cerevisiae YFR051c RET2 coatomer complex delta chain, similar to Saccharomyces cerevisiae RET2 (YFR051C); ancestral locus Anc_3.575) has translation MESHEEKIQEIIERNKELEATEDRKRKAKQLEMQRKEAAKRGLPGNAGGHGSFQAPAFQAPAPSFVQPAAAPAPIPETTHKPRAPRGKGMQLGKKKGGFDDSPSASLLANADIAVPTPKSKPQQQTAPAAAAPSAYNPEVQGVHLTVAEVVTATLGRDGSVKSAEVKGDVQLRIGNPDHTKIRIALEANAPGVKYRTHPNVDKALFSSRQIIGLKDPSRGFPSNGAALGVLRYSANAPEEAVPLTFNCWFAKSDPGFYDVTLEYEVSEGFTGKMTNVSVIVPLVSSNAHISDSSITWDQFDDHLEWIIPEITADGDTSTGAFEFTAEADQEDEFFPMEVSFTLNDPETTVGNVKILNVFSATAEDENIPYQEVTRVTSDNYQIV, from the coding sequence ATGGAGTCCcacgaggagaagattcAGGAAATCATTGAGCgaaacaaggagctggaggccaCCGAAGATCGAAAGCGAaaggccaagcagctggagatgcagcgaaaggaggctgccaagcGAGGTCTGCCCGGAAACGCTGGAGGTCATGGATCTTTCCAGGCCCCCGCCTTCCAGGCCCCCGCTCCTTCGTTTGTGCAAcccgctgctgctcccgcACCTATCCCCGAGACAACCCACAAGCCCCGTGCTCCTCGAGGAAAGGGCATGCAgctcggcaagaagaagggcggATTCGATGACAGCCCCTCTGCTTCTCTGCTGGCTAACGCTGACATCGCCGTGCCCACCCCCAAGTCAAagccgcagcagcagactgcccccgcagcagcagctccctCTGCCTACAATCCCGAGGTCCAGGGCGTTCATCTCACTGTCGCCGAGGTTGTCACCGCGACTCTCGGTCGAGACGGCTCTGTTAAGAGCGCTGAGGTCAAGGGAGACGTACAGCTGAGAATCGGCAACCCCGACCACACAAAGATCCGAATCGCGCTCGAGGCTAACGCCCCCGGCGTCAAGTACCGAACCCATCCCAACGTGGACAAGGCGCTGTTCTCCTCGCGCCAGATCATCGGTCTCAAGGACCCCTCTCGAGGCTTCCCCTCTAACGGCGCTGCTCTCGGCGTCCTGAGATACTCTGCTAACGCACCGGAAGAGGCTGTTCCTCTGACCTTCAACTGCTGGTTTGCGAAGTCGGACCCCGGCTTCTACGACGTGACCCTGGAGTACGAGGTCTCTGAGGGTTTCACCGGCAAGATGACCAACGTGTCTGTCATTGTGCCTCTGGTCTCCTCCAACGCTCACATCTCCgactcctccatcacctgGGACCAGTTCGACGACCATCTCGAGTGGATCATTCCTGAGATCACTGCTGATGGTGACACCTCTACCGGTGCCTTTGAGTTCACCGCTGAGGCCGACCAGGAGGACGAGTTCTTCCCCATGGAGGTTTCCTTCACTCTCAACGACCCTGAGACCACAGTGGGCAACGTCAAGATTCTCAACGTCTTCTCTGCCACTGCCGAGGACGAAAACATCCCCTACCAAGAGGTGACCCGAGTGACGTCGGACAACTACCAGATTGTTTAA
- a CDS encoding uncharacterized protein (Compare to YALI0E32571g, similar to uniprot|O74689 Emericella nidulans NUDE Nuclear distribution protein), with protein sequence MTDIDTPASPLTPNSKAHLEVIAYNQYLQAKEQIQQLEHELTEFQESSKELELELEQELAESDKRQAKLEDRISALESEVTEWRKKALDAHKEAASTQQALQREVSSLRDAHKLVKERLRETENANDDIEQRERITCSTLEDIQTRYNEALENVAILEAELAAKDVLIGEHHRAKEEIKDLTEELEHTRKKLAIRDQELEDANKRIMNPPPATNHNATTHRRAVSGTAQVSAEGYLTPLTSTGAKPLSSSRSMQFIHGLQSQMRSLESRVAHVKSSLPKPTTPKRAKSSASAVSGASTIKSSPSMALLTRKLSEADDVVSLSPSRSTSSLEDLCTPSPSPQVARRDMSGGGSRLDLRADPRLNGRPKTQQPRPSYNSALATAKPLDPIEGSPTSLEGRNRTRSASPTKKLSSLSLNAPSLPQSQARVNIPALMRPASPIKQPSPPKPAPGSKFADVYGRRR encoded by the coding sequence ATGACCGATATCGACACTCCTGCGTCGCCTTTGACGCCCAACTCCAAGGCACACCTCGAGGTGATTGCATACAACCAGTACCTCCAGGCCAAAgagcagatccagcagctggaacaCGAGCTGACGGAGTTTCAGGAGTCatccaaggagctggaacTCGAACTGGAGCAGGAACTGGCTGAAAGTGATAAGCGACAGGCCAAACTAGAGGACAGAATTAGCGCACTTGAATCCGAGGTTACGGAATGGAGAAAGAAGGCTCTGGACGCCCATAAGGAGGCAGCCTCTACACAACAGGCTCTACAAAGAGAAGTGAGCAGTCTACGGGACGCCCACAAGCTGGTGAAGGAACGGCTGAGAGAAACGGAGAACGCCAACGACGACATTGAACAACGGGAACGAATCACATGCTCCACCCTGGAAGATATTCAGACTCGCTACAATGAAGCATTGGAGAACGTGGCAATCCTGGAAGCTGAACTAGCAGCCAAGGATGTGCTGATTGGAGAGCACCACCGGGCCAAGGAAGAGATAAAGGATCTGACAGAGGAGCTGGAACACACCAGAAAGAAACTGGCGATCCGGGATCaagagctggaggatgCCAACAAGCGAATCATGaaccctcctccagcgACAAACCACAACGCCACCACGCACCGACGGGCTGTTTCTGGAACCGCCCAGGTCTCGGCAGAGGGTTACCTTACCCCCCTTACTTCTACAGGGGCCAAACCGCTGTCATCATCAAGATCTATGCAGTTCATTCATGGTCTTCAGTCTCAGATGCGGTCTctggagtcacgtgttgCACATGTCAAATCGTCCTTGCCTAAACCGACCACTCCAAAGCGTGCCAAAtcttcagcttctgctGTATCGGGAGCTTCTACTATCAAGAGTTCACCCAGTATGGCTCTTCTGACGCGTAAACTGAGTGAAGCAGACGATGTGGTCAGTTTGTCACCTTCCAGAtcaacttcttctcttGAAGATCTGTGCACTCCTTCTCCCAGCCCACAGGTTGCAAGAAGAGATATgagtggaggaggaagtcGATTGGATCTAAGAGCAGATCCTAGACTCAATGGTCGACCCAAAACGCAACAACCTAGACCTAGCTACAATTCTGCACTGGCTACAGCCAAACCTTTAGATCCGATCGAAGGATCTCCCACATCTCTAGAAGGTCGAAACCGAACCAGATCGGCTTCCcccaccaagaagctcTCTTCATTATCCCTTAATGCCCCCTCACTCCCCCAGTCCCAAGCGCGAGTCAACATTCCTGCACTCATGAGACCAGCAAGTCCCATCAAACAACCCAGCCCTCCTAAACCGGCCCCCGGATCCAAGTTCGCGGACGTCTACGGTCGGAGACGATAG